One genomic segment of Ptychodera flava strain L36383 unplaced genomic scaffold, AS_Pfla_20210202 Scaffold_62__1_contigs__length_770838_pilon, whole genome shotgun sequence includes these proteins:
- the LOC139128627 gene encoding cell adhesion molecule 2-like, protein MLNINSHVLTVSVFVSALLVSSLTLSVVEQEFVREPADQTVVIEHGDTGYFYLYCTVTTLEADQRVSWFIDDIIFADNTDFRDYSPFVIDESRYFLITLDDSIGSALVVHPVTVATAAVDRGPFKCAITTTSSYIVKTSNVAVVTIYEVPRLGHPLCRMSDPFDENIATENLITLREGDTYTFTCLSDPGYPTVTMSWSRNDVSGSLQEYQWAVNDNGLLFLTYLWTPSRLDSSGLNFTCTVGHPGLLQDRTCTIGGFDVQYTPTVEISSTRTHVTSLTDTILFTCTSDSNPAVNQINWLYNNESISPGNVSRFHFQGLSMEISLFDDQENGVHYVRCELTNTVGTGSADTSFVVDIPPVTTALPTTTGSTTVVELEPTSSTTVTKYAGDLAPAAQQQDGVIIGGATAGVLVVLLIVIIVLVVVIVMKRRNSRPPKSPEQPDVKSDEYAEIGQSSDNVTSAYATVNVAFKSETDGTFAAASVDIQLKAQVATKKGDLNKNIPSGNESTTDGPDKGKVTELEMSKIL, encoded by the coding sequence ATGTTAAACATTAACAGCCACGTTCTCACTGTCTCTGTTTTCGTGTCGGCGTTGCTTGTAAGCTCACTGACCCTCTCGGTTGTGGAGCAGGAATTTGTGCGTGAACCTGCAGACCAAACAGTCGTCATTGAACATGGGGATACCGGATACTTCTATCTGTATTGCACCGTGACAACATTGGAAGCAGATCAGAGGGTATCATGGTTCATCGATGACATAATTTTTGCAGATAACACGGATTTCAGAGATTACAGCCCTTTCGTAATTGATGAGAGCAGGTATTTCTTGATCACGCTGGACGATAGTATCGGGTCTGCATTAGTAGTGCACCCGGTGACGGTAGCAACCGCGGCCGTAGACCGTGGCCCGTTTAAATGTGCCATAACAACTACATCCAGTTACATAGTGAAAACGTCAAATGTTGCGGTTGTCACGATCTACGAAGTTCCTCGACTTGGGCACCCACTCTGCCGGATGTCAGATccatttgatgaaaatatcgcCACCGAAAACTTGATCACTCTTCGTGAAGGCGACACGTACACATTCACCTGTCTGTCTGATCCCGGTTACCCAACGGTAACCATGTCCTGGAGTCGTAATGACGTCAGCGGCTCTCTCCAGGAATATCAATGGGCCGTAAACGATAATGGTTTGTTATTTCTTACGTATTTGTGGACACCTTCAAGGCTCGACAGCTCTGGGTTGAACTTCACATGTACCGTTGGGCACCCTGGACTGTTACAGGATCGTACTTGTACTATTGGAGGGTTTGACGTGCAATACACTCCGACTGTAGAAATTAGCTCAACGCGGACTCATGTTACATCGCTCACTGACACAATTTTATTCACATGTACCTCAGATTCAAACCCAGCAGTGAACCAAATAAATTGGTTATACAACAACGAGTCAATATCACCGGGCAATGTTAGCcgttttcactttcaaggtttATCAATGGAGATTTCCTTGTTTGATGACCAAGAAAATGGTGTTCATTACGTAAGATGTGAGTTGACCAATACAGTTGGTACGGGGAGTGCTGACACCAGCTTTGTTGTTGATATTCCGCCAGTGACCACTGCGTTGCCGACAACTACCGGTTCAACAACTGTCGTAGAGCTTGAACCAACGTCAAGTACAACCGTCACGAAATACGCGGGGGATCTAGCACCGGCGGCTCAGCAACAGGATGGCGTGATCATAGGTGGAGCGACGGCAGGCGTCCTGGTCGTGCTGCTCATCGTAATCATAGTCTTAGTCGTCGTAATTGTCATGAAACGCCGGAATTCCCGCCCGCCGAAGTCACCCGAGCAGCCCGATGTGAAATCAGACGAGTATGCCGAAATTGGTCAAAGCAGTGACAATGTGACTTCCGCGTACGCTACGGTAAACGTCGCGTTCAAAAGTGAAACAGACGGTACGTTTGCCGCTGCATCGGTGGATATTCAATTGAAGGCGCAGGTTGCGACCAAGAAAGGAGACTTGAACAAGAATATACCAAGTGGAAACGAAAGTACAACGGACGGGCCCGACAAAGGAAAAGTTACAGAGTTAGAAATGTCGAAGATCCTGTAA